Proteins from a single region of Sneathiella aquimaris:
- a CDS encoding GGDEF domain-containing protein, producing MSGSFSSAATMHENLSIPHDRDVTVYLEDLANRLKDLDSKEQKNDEQHWMLINRVLAYAASAEQHIAEQQSRIQELENLSTTDELTGLANRRALRDFMHRTISSARRYNEQGVLAFLDLENFKAINDTHGHDAGDRMLQKLAEILVTNLRSTDFVARLGGDEFVFVLQKADQKQAIARAHKIRELISQCSIDAPRSRITISASMGLAIYDAQSTFESVMQAADEAMYKDKTARKSLV from the coding sequence ATGTCAGGTTCGTTTTCTTCTGCTGCGACAATGCACGAAAACCTATCAATTCCGCATGATCGGGATGTTACTGTCTATCTTGAAGATCTCGCCAATCGGCTAAAGGATCTAGATAGCAAGGAACAGAAAAACGACGAACAACACTGGATGCTGATTAATCGCGTCCTCGCCTATGCTGCAAGTGCTGAACAGCATATCGCTGAACAGCAATCTCGTATTCAAGAGCTTGAAAACCTCTCAACAACTGACGAATTAACGGGCCTAGCCAACCGCCGGGCGTTAAGAGATTTCATGCATCGGACGATCTCATCTGCCCGCCGCTACAACGAACAAGGCGTTCTGGCTTTCCTTGATTTGGAAAACTTCAAGGCCATTAACGATACCCATGGCCACGATGCAGGCGACAGAATGCTTCAGAAACTTGCCGAAATACTCGTTACCAATCTAAGAAGTACTGATTTTGTAGCCCGTTTAGGCGGAGATGAATTTGTGTTCGTGCTCCAAAAAGCAGATCAAAAACAGGCCATCGCACGGGCTCACAAAATTCGAGAGCTGATTTCCCAATGCAGCATTGATGCACCGCGCTCACGGATCACAATATCTGCCAGCATGGGCCTTGCCATTTACGATGCCCAGAGCACGTTTGAAAGCGTTATGCAGGCTGCTGATGAAGCCATGTATAAAGACAAAACGGCCCGCAAATCGCTAGTATAA
- a CDS encoding cell envelope integrity EipB family protein, whose translation MMRFKNGLFRLFIAGSFLFAGSAMAGGEVPLASHRAVYDLSLKEIKQENGVQNVRGRIVMEVDNQCEGYVLNQRMLVQLENVEGGLVTSDFHLSTWEDKSGKSMRFSMSSILDGQSVEASDGVATLGENDGKVVFNGEDIDTKELVLPKGVLFPTAHTRIILKSAKEGKNLVSAKVYDGNGPDGLQDTLTVIGKKSFSDDWSDADQRMKEMPYWPVQFAFFDLKGQSNEPDYEVGLKMYENGVATDLTLKYKEFSLSGELVQLDFLDKNNCQ comes from the coding sequence ATGATGCGTTTTAAGAACGGTTTATTTCGTTTGTTCATTGCGGGTTCATTCCTGTTTGCCGGATCAGCCATGGCAGGCGGGGAGGTTCCTCTTGCGTCTCATCGCGCCGTCTATGACCTTAGCCTGAAGGAAATAAAGCAGGAAAATGGTGTGCAGAATGTTCGCGGGCGAATTGTCATGGAAGTGGACAATCAATGCGAAGGCTATGTCCTCAATCAGCGTATGCTGGTTCAACTGGAAAATGTTGAAGGCGGCCTGGTGACGTCTGATTTTCATTTATCAACCTGGGAAGACAAAAGCGGTAAAAGTATGCGGTTTTCCATGTCCAGTATATTGGATGGTCAGTCGGTCGAAGCCTCAGACGGTGTCGCGACACTCGGCGAAAATGACGGGAAGGTTGTGTTCAATGGCGAGGATATTGATACAAAGGAATTGGTTTTGCCAAAAGGGGTATTGTTTCCAACGGCGCATACCCGCATTATTTTGAAATCTGCAAAAGAGGGGAAAAACCTTGTGTCTGCCAAAGTGTATGACGGAAATGGGCCGGACGGGTTGCAGGATACACTTACCGTGATCGGCAAGAAGAGCTTTTCTGATGATTGGTCAGATGCTGACCAGAGAATGAAAGAGATGCCCTACTGGCCAGTTCAGTTTGCTTTTTTTGACTTAAAAGGGCAAAGCAACGAGCCAGATTATGAGGTGGGGCTAAAAATGTACGAAAACGGTGTCGCTACAGACCTTACACTGAAATACAAAGAATTTTCATTGAGCGGGGAATTGGTTCAATTGGATTTTCTAGACAAAAATAACTGCCAATAA